Below is a window of Marinilabiliales bacterium DNA.
TTCCACTACCTGAAGGGCAACCTGCTGGCCGGTACCGGACTGGCGGTGGCGACGGCCGTGATCACGGGGGCCTTCATTATTGGCGATTCGCTGAGCAGCTCCCTCGAAAGGGCGGTCATCATGCGGCTAGGCGGCATAACCCACTCGGTAACGGCCGGCGAGAGGCTTTTTACCATGGAGATGGGCGACAGGTTCGCCGGGGAGAGCGGTCTCCGGGTTTCGCGGGCCCTTATTGCCGAAGGGATGGCAATATCAGGCGACGGCAACCGGCGGCTCAACCGCGTACAGGTAATAGGCGCCGACGATAATTTCAGCCCCCTGCTGGGAAGCGGACTTGATTATGGAGCTACCGGACCCGGTGAGGTGATCGTTAGCGAAAACATGGCCGGCCGGCTGGAGCTGGAGGTTGGCGATTTCTTCATGCTGCGCATGAAAAGGGCCGGGGTGATCCCGATGAACACCCCGCTGGTATCCGACGCCGACCAGTCCGTTACCCGCAGGGTCATGGTGGCTGCCATAGCCGGCGACGACGATTACGGACGCTTCAACCTGCGTGTTTCGCAAACGGCGCCATTCAATGTCTTTGTAAATGCCGGCTGGCTGAACAGCGTGATGGGCCTTGACGGCATGGCCAATATCCTGCTTATGGCTCATCAAGACGCTGCTGACGGCGAGCTTGAAGAGCACCTGGCAGCCTCATTCCGCCTGGAGGACGGCAACCTGTCGGTCCGCGCCGTTGAGCACAAGGGCATGATAGAGATAAGCTCCGAAAGGGTGTTTATCGAAGAGCATGTTTCTGAGAGGCTGGGTGCTGTTTTCCCTGACGGCGACCGTGTGCTTACCTATTTTGTCAACTCCCTTGAAAAGGGCGATAATGACACACCCTACTCATTTGTTGCTGCTACCGGGCGACGGCCTCTCGAACCGGGTCAGGCGGTAATAAACGAATGGCTGGCAGCTGACCTTGGCGCGGGTGCCGGCGACACGCTGCTGATGCGCTACTGGGAAACGGGTACGCGGCGCGAACTGACCGAACAGGAGACGAGCCTGGTGGTTGTAAGAGTTATCGGCATGGATGAGGCTAAGGCTGACAGCGTGCTGATGCCCTTTCTGCCCGGGTTGTCGGACGCGGGGAGCTGCAGGGACTGGGACGCGGGGATACCGGTGGAGCTCGGGCGGATAAGGGATGCTGACGAGGATTACTGGGATGATTATCGCGGAACTCCCAAAGCATATATATCACTGGAAGAGGGACAGAGGTTGTGGACCAACAGGTTTGGCAACCTCACCTCGGTGTGGCTGCCGGGCGGGGAGGATGATATCGCGGCAGTGCGCGAAACTATTGAATCAGCCGTTGACCCGCTGCAAATTGGATTCCAGGTAAATGAGCTCAGGGAGCATGGATTGCAGTCCGCCGCTGCCGGGGTCGATTTCGGGATGCTTTTCGGGGGACTCGGCTTTTTTGTGATGCTGGCGGGGGTAATGCTCTTTTTCCTGCTGATGCTTTTTAACCTCGAAAAAAGATCCGGGCAGGTAAAGCTCTTCTCATCCCTGGGATATTCGCGGGGACTTATCAGGAAGATCTACCTGGCCGAAGGGATGCTGGTGGCTTTTGCGGGCAGCATTGTCGGACTTCTCCTGGCGGCGGGATATGGTGAGCTTGTGAGGTACGCACTCACGGGCGTATGGCAGGATATAGTGCGTACCGAGCTGCTGGTGCTGGTCGTCAGGCCCTCTTCGCTGGGATGGGGACTGGCAATTTCGCTCTCGCTGGCACTGCTGGTGATCACCCTGGGCATAAACAGGTATATCCTCAAGGGGCCGGGACAGGAAGGGCGCTCCCGCGAAGGAGTACCTGCCGATAACTCAGGGGAAGAGACCTCCCGCGAGGGAGTGCCTGCTGGAACCACCGGGAAAGGAAGCTCCCGCGAGGGAGTGCCTGCCGATAACTCAGGGAAAGGGAGCTCCCGCATAGGCATTCCATTAATAAACAGGATAAAGTCCC
It encodes the following:
- a CDS encoding FtsX-like permease family protein, giving the protein FHYLKGNLLAGTGLAVATAVITGAFIIGDSLSSSLERAVIMRLGGITHSVTAGERLFTMEMGDRFAGESGLRVSRALIAEGMAISGDGNRRLNRVQVIGADDNFSPLLGSGLDYGATGPGEVIVSENMAGRLELEVGDFFMLRMKRAGVIPMNTPLVSDADQSVTRRVMVAAIAGDDDYGRFNLRVSQTAPFNVFVNAGWLNSVMGLDGMANILLMAHQDAADGELEEHLAASFRLEDGNLSVRAVEHKGMIEISSERVFIEEHVSERLGAVFPDGDRVLTYFVNSLEKGDNDTPYSFVAATGRRPLEPGQAVINEWLAADLGAGAGDTLLMRYWETGTRRELTEQETSLVVVRVIGMDEAKADSVLMPFLPGLSDAGSCRDWDAGIPVELGRIRDADEDYWDDYRGTPKAYISLEEGQRLWTNRFGNLTSVWLPGGEDDIAAVRETIESAVDPLQIGFQVNELREHGLQSAAAGVDFGMLFGGLGFFVMLAGVMLFFLLMLFNLEKRSGQVKLFSSLGYSRGLIRKIYLAEGMLVAFAGSIVGLLLAAGYGELVRYALTGVWQDIVRTELLVLVVRPSSLGWGLAISLSLALLVITLGINRYILKGPGQEGRSREGVPADNSGEETSREGVPAGTTGKGSSREGVPADNSGKGSSRIGIPLINRIKSLLYTGGPDGFFGGLVPAAALLCAVGGLAILALQVLSGSYTDPVSFFAAGALFLVALLLFSQTVLTRIEKSGFTRIDMTRLSIKNLSRNKTRSLSVIILLALGMFVIIATGSFRKDAAMEEMHPEGGTGGFLFVAEATVPVLRNLNTRETRLDLNIPEGVSFVQFMAGYADDASCLNLNEVPNPRILAVDPGLLEGKFSFVTGTEWLDRENPWKSLGKELPGGNGGRTAAGNNNGTTGAGGDGPAEGRLSVTTGQASQPSGASISVIPAIADQAVIQWGLNKRVGDTLFYTDERGREIGLLLIGGLANSVFQGNVIVSEEHFLGHFPSTSGSSLFLVDAAHDREEELREELGFIFSDHGWEMTTASERLNEFNSVENTYLGIFMMLGALGVLLGVAGLAVVMARSIAERRAEIALYASLGYKRSQIISVILREYLVLLGWGLAVGVPPAVVGALPSLLPGTQQMNHAFLAMIIAAIFLHGVFWIVATSLLMIRGRSLTAALRND